The proteins below come from a single Carnobacterium viridans genomic window:
- a CDS encoding phage tail spike protein: MVNRWSGEIIINGYDIRLVSRLGKDTDALLYEKKNITDFVDKESIQGIVTRVHGKSEWTEDGPDGKQLTKRIKTTVDSPLINAYSGIVFEQQFTNNDIRTEQELKNWLTLKFSTENIDKPSRTIELDTNIVDETEVALGDKLNLKYLKHDVDMLIRMTKYQYDGFNNRYIKSLSGMP; the protein is encoded by the coding sequence ATCGTAAATCGTTGGAGTGGCGAAATAATCATTAATGGTTATGACATCCGCTTGGTTAGTCGGCTTGGTAAAGATACAGATGCATTGCTATACGAAAAGAAAAACATAACTGATTTTGTAGATAAAGAATCCATTCAAGGAATTGTTACTCGTGTTCACGGAAAGTCAGAATGGACGGAAGACGGACCAGATGGGAAACAACTAACTAAAAGAATTAAAACTACGGTAGATAGCCCATTGATTAATGCTTATAGCGGAATTGTATTCGAGCAACAATTTACAAATAACGATATACGCACAGAACAAGAATTGAAAAACTGGTTAACCCTTAAATTTTCTACTGAAAACATTGATAAGCCATCAAGAACGATTGAGTTAGATACGAATATTGTCGATGAAACTGAAGTGGCTTTAGGTGATAAATTAAACCTTAAGTATTTAAAACACGATGTAGATATGCTGATTCGTATGACAAAATATCAGTATGATGGTTTTAACAATAGATACATCAAATCTTTGTCGGGGATGCCTTAG